The window ATGTACTGCCTGCTTGATTTCCGAAAGATACGTATTGTTCCCCTGAAAGAATGCAGGCTCTGTAAGCACTGAGATGGCGCTTGCGCCTGCCGTTTCGTACTCCTGCGCAATTTGAAGATAGGGAAAATCAGCCGCGATCACTCCTTTTGAGGGTGACGCCTTTTTTACTTCACAGATGAACGAGAGTTCCCTTTCCTGAAGCGCCTTTTCAAAGAGAAATGGAGTATCAATTTTGAGTGAGAATGCTTTTTCTTTCAGAGCCTCGAACGGAACACGCTTTTTTTCTTCTTCCACTCTGATTCTGGTTGAATGTGCGATCGTGTCCAGAATCATGCTGCCGCCTCATGCGACAGCTTAATGAATTGATTCAGCTGCTCCATTGCTTTGCCGCTGTCTATGGTTTCTTCCGCCAGCCTTACGCAATCGCGCAGCGTGAGGTCATTATTGGCCATGTATAAGCATACTGCGGAGTTCAGCAGAACAACATCACGCTTAGCACCTTTTTTACCTGATAAAATATCCCATGCGATTTTTGCATTCTCCTGCGGATCACCGCCTACCAAATCTTCCGGCATGCATTTTTGAAAGCCGAGCTGAACGGGATCCAGAAAGAAGCTGTTAAGCTTTCCGTCATTCACTTCGCACACAGTGGAAGAACCGCAAAGTGAAATTTCATCCAGCCCGTCATGCCCGTGGACGACCATCGCCCGTTTTACGCCGAGGTTTGCAAGCACTCTGGCAAGCGGTTCCACCAAAGCTTCATCGTACACGCCGAGAAGCTGTAAATTCGCGCCCGCCGGATTGGCCAGAGGGCCTAGAATATTAAAAATGGTGCGCACTCCCAGTTCCCGCCTGACAGGCGCCGCATATTTCATGGAAGCGTGATAGGTCTGCGCAAACATAAAGCAGAGCCCGATTTTCTTTAAAATGTGCGCACTTTGCTCCGCCGTCAGATCAATTTTGACCCCCAATGCATCCAATAAATCTGCGCTGCCGCATTTGCTTGAAACGCTGCGGTTGCCGTGTTTTGCGACGGGTACGCCCGCCGCAGAAACAACAATGGCTGAGATCGTTGAGATATTAAAGGTGTAGGCTTCGTCTCCGCCGGTTCCGACGATGTCGAGCACATCGGTTTCGGGGACTAATTTTGTACAATGATCCCGCATAGCAACGGCGCTGGCGGTGATTTCATCAATGCTTTCCCCCTTCATGCGAAGGGCGGTGAGGTAGGAACTGATTTGCGCATTGGTCGCTTTCCCCTCCATGATTTCGTTCATCACCTCATTTGCCGTTGCAAAAGACAGGCTTTCTTTGTTTAATAAACGATAGATTGCATTTGTAATCATAATTCAGTTCCTCCAATAGCTAAAAAATTTTGTATGATGGTTGCGCCCTGCGGCGTTAAAATTGATTCGGGATGAAACTGCAAACCGTAAATTTCGTAATCCCGGTGCTTCACTGCCATCACTTCCTGCTGACCGTCCTCGGCAATTACCAAAAGTTCATCGGGCAACGACGTGCGCTCTGCGATTAAGGAATGATACCGTGCCGCTTGAATGATAGGGGCCAAGCCCTTAAAAACAGGACTTCCGTTTGCGATGTGAATGCTGCTCTGTTTGCCGTGCATGAGTTCTTTTGCGTGGACAATCCTGCCGCCAAACACCTCGCAGATTGCCTGATGGCCAAGGCAAACCCCTAAGACAGGCACAATGCCTTTCATTTTCATGACGAGTTCTTCGCAGATACCGGCTGATTTCGGAAAGCCGGGACCGGGCGACAGAACGATATGGGACGGGTGAAGCGCTGTGATTTCTTTCAACGTCAGTTCATCATTTCGGGCCACACGAATATCTTCGCGGATACCTCCGATAAGCTGAACAAGATTGTAAGAAAAGCTGTCGTAATTATCAATTAACAGTACCATTATTGATTCACCTCGCTCGCTGTTTGTATTGCCTGAATGACCGCCATTGCTTTATTGGCGGATTCTTCATATTCGTTTTCCGGGACGCTGTCCGCCACAATACCGGCACCCGCCTGAACAAACACCTTATCATCTTTTTTGACCGCCATGCGGATGGCAATGCAGGTATCCATATTCCCTGAAAAATCAAGGTATCCGACTGCGCCGCCGTAAATCCCTCTTGCCTGCGGCTCCAGCTCGTCAATGATTTGGCACGCCCGTATTTTTGGTGCTCCGGAGAGTGTCCCCGCCGGCAGCATAGCCGAGACGGCATCGCAGCTGTCTTTATCGTGCCGCAATTCCCCGCCTACAATGGATGCGATATGCATCACTTTGGAGTAGCGGTGAATGATCTGATATGCTTCCACTTTGACTGAAGAGTATGCTGCGACTCTGCCTACGTCATTACGGGCCAGGTCAACCAGCATATTGTGCTCGGACAGCTCCTTTTCATCGGCAAGCAATTCCCGCTCCAGTACCGCATCTTCTTCCGGGGTTGCTCCTCTTGGCCGTGTACCTGCCACAGGGAAAGTGGTAAGCTTGCCGTTTATCAGTCTGATTAAAGTTTCGGGTGATGTTCCCGCAATCTGTACTTCGCCGGTCTGAATAAAAAACATGTAGGGAGAGGGGTTGGCGGTACGCAGTACCCGATAGGTATTCAGCAGGCTTGCCCGGTACTGTGCCTCAAACCGTCTGGAGATAACGGCTTGAAAAATATCGCCGTTTCGGATATATTCTTTTGTTTTTTCAACCATTGCGCAATACTCGTCTTTGGTAACATTGCAGGTAAACTCGGGCGCGGCATCCGATTCAGCTGCGGGAAGAGGTGAAGGGTCTGTGATGATTCGGATGATACGTTCAATTTCCTCTTCGGCTTTTCGGTAGCCCTGCTCTCCTTCAATTGCTTTCATATTCACAATCACCGATATTTTTTGCTTTAAATGGTCGTATGCAATGCCCTTATCAAACAGCATCAAATCAACATCCTGAAACTCGCTGTCCTTTAGTTTCAGTACCGGCTCAGCGTAACCGATCATTTCATAAGAGAAGTATCCGACAAACCCGCCCGTAAACGGCGGCATATAGGGAAGTTTCGGCGTTTTGTAATTCACTAAGATTTCCCGAATCACATCCATTGGGTTTTCCGTATAAACTTTCTTTGTATTACTGTCTTTAGCAGTAACGACGTGATTTTTACAGGTAACGTGTACCACAGGATCAAATCCCAGAAAGGAGTACCTTCCCCATCGTTCACCACCTTCAATACTTTCCAACAAAAAATACTGCCGGCTTTGCTGGGCAAGCTTTCGGAGCATGGTGATGGGGGTAATAATATCCGCATAAATCTCTTTGCAGATTGGGATCACCCCATAGCCTTCAGACAGCGCGCATGCTTCAGGACAGGTTGATTTTAACATATGGTTCACTCCTTAAAAAAGTATAAAAAAAAAGCCTTCGTCCCCCGTAAAAGGGACAAAAGCTTAAATTGCTTCTGCGATACCACCCAGATTGGTGAAAAAATTCACCCGCTCATTCTGCATACCAACATATGCACCCTACTGATAACGGACAGGGTTCCCGTCAACGCCTACTTTTCCAAAGTCAAACATTAACTTCATGAATTTCGGGTTGCCCTCGCAAGTCCATTCGGTAAAATCTATGCTGCCGCATTCCCACCATCTAGCGGCTCTCTGGATCGCAATCAGTTTTACGTACTTCTCTTGCTCAACAGTTTATTATATTGTTTTACATTCTATGCGCTGTTTTTGCTTTTGTCAAGAACTTTTATTTTAAAATATCTAAAAATTGTCGTACAACTTTCCTTAAGGGAAGGACGCAGGACGGAGTAACGGAAAGTTCGTCTACTCCAAAGTCAAGAAAAGTCTGCTGAAGCAACTTGATGAGCGGCATATTCGGCATTGACTTTCTCTTTCAAAATGGTTTCTTCAACCGACCAGGAAAACTCTTCATCCTCCAGCATCATCTCGTGAATCTTAAAAATCTGTGCGTCTTAACCTCTCCCAAGGCTCTTTCAAATAATGCTTCAAGTTCTTTAATTCCCTTCTGAACAGCCAATTGAAAGCGCCGGATTTCACTCAACGTATCTTCAACATGGTATTGTTCGGCGCAGATGTCGCTGTGCCGATAATATGAAATTTTTCCGATTGCAATGCCGCCGAAAACACCTTTCCCGTTCAAAATAAGCATTAACCATACCCTCCCTTAGAATCAATATTAAAAACAAAAAGGGCAGGGCGCTAAAATGCCCCGCCCTTTAAGAAAATCTATTCGCCCAAGCCTGCAAGAATGGCTTTGACAATATCCTGCACTGCTTTTGCTTCATCTTCACCGCTGCAAATCACATCAATTTCGGTGCCGCTCTGAACCCCTGCTGCAATCACTCCCATAATGGATTTCACATTGAAGGTCTGATCTTTGACCTTCATTTTTACGTCGCATTTATATTGCTGCGCCAATTTTGCAAGCACACCGGCGGGTCTGGCATGAAGCCCGAATTTCAGCCGGACGACAACTTTTTGACTGACCATAGCATATTCTCACTTTTCTATCAAGATTTGATACAACCTATATTTTCTCTATTGCCAACTAGAATTTAACAATGATACGAAAAGTATCAGGCCGAATTGCTGCCTTAAATGCGGCGTCAGCATCCAAATAATCATAAATACCGGAAACTAGTTTTTCCGGATTAATTAATTCCTTGGAAATCAAACTGACCGAACGGTTAAACGAACGTACACTGGGGCTGACGGCTCCGGTAATGATCGCTTCCGTTTTGTGCATCCAATTGGGACTGATAGACATTGGTTTGTCCGGATGCATGGAGCTGTACATGACACAGCGCCCAAGCGGGCCGATCATATCAACCGCCTGCTGTGCGACAGCGGCAATCGGGGTTGTATTGAAGACAACATCCGCACCCCTGCCCTCGGTCAGGCTTTTAATGAATTCCACGGGGTCTTTTTCAATCGGACTGAATACGATATCCGCACCAAGTTCAAGAGCAAGCTTGCGCCTTGCTTCGTCCGGTTCACTCATAATGACACGCGCGCCTTTCAGCTTTGCGCACAAAACATGGAGCATCCCCATGATACCGCCGCCGATTACAACAACATCGTCTCCCAGTTCAATGCTGCCCCGCTCAATGCTATTTGTTACACAGGCAAGGGGTTCGCAGAATACGGCTTTTTCATAAGGCAACTCTTCCGGGACAAAATACACCTGAGAATCATCCACATTCAGGTACTGACCCAATCCACCGGTTCCTGGGATCTCCATCTGAGAGCCATCCAAATTGTTCAGTTCCACACACAGGTTTTCTTCCCCGTGTCGGCAATAATAGCATTTGCCGCATACATGGATAAGCCGTGCGACCACTTTTCTGCCTACCGGAAATTCTTTGGGA of the uncultured Caproiciproducens sp. genome contains:
- the trpE gene encoding anthranilate synthase component I yields the protein MLKSTCPEACALSEGYGVIPICKEIYADIITPITMLRKLAQQSRQYFLLESIEGGERWGRYSFLGFDPVVHVTCKNHVVTAKDSNTKKVYTENPMDVIREILVNYKTPKLPYMPPFTGGFVGYFSYEMIGYAEPVLKLKDSEFQDVDLMLFDKGIAYDHLKQKISVIVNMKAIEGEQGYRKAEEEIERIIRIITDPSPLPAAESDAAPEFTCNVTKDEYCAMVEKTKEYIRNGDIFQAVISRRFEAQYRASLLNTYRVLRTANPSPYMFFIQTGEVQIAGTSPETLIRLINGKLTTFPVAGTRPRGATPEEDAVLERELLADEKELSEHNMLVDLARNDVGRVAAYSSVKVEAYQIIHRYSKVMHIASIVGGELRHDKDSCDAVSAMLPAGTLSGAPKIRACQIIDELEPQARGIYGGAVGYLDFSGNMDTCIAIRMAVKKDDKVFVQAGAGIVADSVPENEYEESANKAMAVIQAIQTASEVNQ
- a CDS encoding phosphoenolpyruvate-utilizing N-terminal domain-containing protein; translated protein: MLILNGKGVFGGIAIGKISYYRHSDICAEQYHVEDTLSEIRRFQLAVQKGIKELEALFERALGEVKTHRFLRFTR
- a CDS encoding alcohol dehydrogenase catalytic domain-containing protein, with protein sequence MSETMKVIAIVGEKKTELKQVRKPVPGQHQILMQIKACALCTWEQRAYTGESHMPLPFVGGHEIAGIIDSIGSEVNPKEFPVGRKVVARLIHVCGKCYYCRHGEENLCVELNNLDGSQMEIPGTGGLGQYLNVDDSQVYFVPEELPYEKAVFCEPLACVTNSIERGSIELGDDVVVIGGGIMGMLHVLCAKLKGARVIMSEPDEARRKLALELGADIVFSPIEKDPVEFIKSLTEGRGADVVFNTTPIAAVAQQAVDMIGPLGRCVMYSSMHPDKPMSISPNWMHKTEAIITGAVSPSVRSFNRSVSLISKELINPEKLVSGIYDYLDADAAFKAAIRPDTFRIIVKF
- a CDS encoding HPr family phosphocarrier protein, whose protein sequence is MVSQKVVVRLKFGLHARPAGVLAKLAQQYKCDVKMKVKDQTFNVKSIMGVIAAGVQSGTEIDVICSGEDEAKAVQDIVKAILAGLGE
- the trpD gene encoding anthranilate phosphoribosyltransferase encodes the protein MITNAIYRLLNKESLSFATANEVMNEIMEGKATNAQISSYLTALRMKGESIDEITASAVAMRDHCTKLVPETDVLDIVGTGGDEAYTFNISTISAIVVSAAGVPVAKHGNRSVSSKCGSADLLDALGVKIDLTAEQSAHILKKIGLCFMFAQTYHASMKYAAPVRRELGVRTIFNILGPLANPAGANLQLLGVYDEALVEPLARVLANLGVKRAMVVHGHDGLDEISLCGSSTVCEVNDGKLNSFFLDPVQLGFQKCMPEDLVGGDPQENAKIAWDILSGKKGAKRDVVLLNSAVCLYMANNDLTLRDCVRLAEETIDSGKAMEQLNQFIKLSHEAAA
- a CDS encoding phosphoenolpyruvate-utilizing N-terminal domain-containing protein, producing the protein MMLEDEEFSWSVEETILKEKVNAEYAAHQVASADFS
- a CDS encoding aminodeoxychorismate/anthranilate synthase component II, which translates into the protein MVLLIDNYDSFSYNLVQLIGGIREDIRVARNDELTLKEITALHPSHIVLSPGPGFPKSAGICEELVMKMKGIVPVLGVCLGHQAICEVFGGRIVHAKELMHGKQSSIHIANGSPVFKGLAPIIQAARYHSLIAERTSLPDELLVIAEDGQQEVMAVKHRDYEIYGLQFHPESILTPQGATIIQNFLAIGGTEL